Proteins from a single region of Sporosarcina sp. P33:
- a CDS encoding (deoxy)nucleoside triphosphate pyrophosphohydrolase, which yields MKKIVHVVGAVIENKQGEVLAALRSPVMTLPNYWEFPGGKIEEGETRQEALQREIQEELGCRIQVGEAVEDTTYEYEKVIVRLETFMAAIVEGTPAAAEHAELRWVARDQLAALDWAPADIPAIEKLTN from the coding sequence GTGAAGAAAATTGTACATGTTGTAGGAGCGGTAATTGAAAATAAGCAAGGTGAAGTTCTGGCTGCACTTCGCAGTCCTGTAATGACTTTGCCGAACTACTGGGAGTTCCCGGGCGGAAAAATAGAAGAAGGTGAAACGCGTCAGGAAGCACTTCAGCGGGAGATACAGGAAGAGCTTGGCTGCAGAATTCAAGTGGGGGAAGCTGTGGAAGATACGACATATGAGTATGAGAAGGTAATAGTCCGTTTAGAGACATTTATGGCGGCCATTGTCGAAGGTACGCCAGCAGCGGCAGAACATGCAGAATTGCGCTGGGTTGCAAGAGATCAGTTGGCTGCACTGGACTGGGCACCTGCTGATATCCCGGCAATTGAAAAGCTGACAAACTGA
- a CDS encoding lantibiotic ABC transporter permease, producing MKSDKTSVFLRAAIFITYAIMITANALANILPLNGQTTGELSDKYGNLFAPAGFTFSIWSLIYLLLLGHVIYQLGLFQKRKNPELLRQVGIFFIISSALNASWIFLWHYEYLLFSVIVMLLLLLTLIKITAITSYASLTSREVFFIKLPFSIYFGWITIATIANITAFLVSIDWSGFGISDVTWTIIIVFLGAAIGIITAVRRQDIAYALVLVWAYYGIYSKHTSANGFNGEYPAIITSVIICLLLIAVSIGFIAVKKLRQR from the coding sequence ATGAAGTCAGACAAAACTTCTGTATTTTTACGTGCAGCCATCTTCATCACCTACGCAATTATGATCACCGCCAATGCATTAGCCAATATTCTGCCGCTTAACGGCCAAACAACGGGTGAACTGTCGGATAAGTACGGAAATTTATTTGCGCCTGCGGGATTTACGTTTTCTATTTGGAGCCTGATTTATCTCTTATTGCTAGGCCACGTGATCTATCAGCTGGGGCTGTTCCAAAAGAGAAAGAATCCCGAACTTCTGCGCCAAGTGGGGATTTTCTTCATTATTTCTTCAGCATTAAATGCTTCCTGGATTTTCCTGTGGCATTATGAATACCTTTTATTCTCCGTTATCGTTATGTTACTACTGCTGCTGACATTGATCAAAATCACTGCCATTACGAGTTATGCTTCCCTCACTAGCAGAGAAGTGTTTTTCATTAAACTTCCTTTCAGTATCTACTTTGGATGGATTACGATTGCAACTATCGCAAATATCACGGCATTTCTCGTCTCGATTGACTGGTCGGGCTTTGGTATATCTGACGTCACGTGGACTATCATTATTGTATTCTTAGGAGCCGCTATCGGAATCATCACTGCTGTCCGCAGACAGGATATCGCCTACGCTCTAGTGCTTGTTTGGGCATATTACGGAATTTATTCGAAACACACTTCGGCAAATGGATTTAATGGGGAATATCCTGCTATTATCACATCCGTCATCATTTGCTTGCTTCTCATTGCAGTCTCTATTGGATTTATAGCCGTGAAAAAACTGCGTCAACGATAA
- a CDS encoding phytoene/squalene synthase family protein gives MQKNQQSTIASDYTYCEDIIKNHSKNIYYALSNLPKDKAQAVYAIYAFCRIAEDCVLKNRTSSLQFAALDQLANELDRFAAGQEADRPLWRALREVFNRFTMDIQPFYEQLTGQRMSIYFKTPSNLRSLEVYSKYAAGSVGKMMLPIIAGSATSDLNDAAEDLGIAMQLTHILRNVGKDYREKGRIYLPKEEMERYGYSELSLSEGQITKSFVEMWEHLAQHAEFLYDNVAQRIGEIDEDSRFAVLLSVHVCQGILNSVRKRGYDCINHKNYVSTVEIAKLVSERGYQL, from the coding sequence ATGCAAAAAAATCAACAATCGACGATCGCTTCCGATTATACCTATTGCGAAGACATCATTAAAAATCATTCGAAAAATATATATTACGCACTGTCCAATCTGCCGAAAGACAAAGCGCAGGCGGTCTATGCCATTTACGCGTTTTGCCGCATTGCAGAAGATTGTGTGCTTAAAAATAGAACAAGCAGTTTACAATTTGCGGCCCTGGATCAGCTGGCAAATGAATTGGACCGTTTTGCAGCAGGCCAAGAGGCTGATCGTCCGCTATGGCGGGCTTTGCGTGAAGTATTCAATCGCTTTACTATGGATATACAGCCATTTTATGAACAGCTGACAGGACAGCGTATGAGTATCTATTTTAAAACACCGTCCAATCTCCGGTCTTTGGAAGTTTACAGTAAATACGCAGCGGGTTCTGTCGGGAAGATGATGCTGCCGATTATTGCGGGCAGCGCAACGTCCGATTTGAACGATGCGGCAGAAGATCTTGGAATCGCGATGCAATTGACGCATATTCTTCGTAATGTTGGAAAAGACTACCGCGAAAAGGGCCGCATTTATTTACCGAAAGAAGAGATGGAAAGGTACGGATACAGCGAGCTTTCCCTATCGGAAGGGCAGATTACGAAAAGCTTTGTGGAGATGTGGGAGCATTTGGCGCAGCATGCGGAGTTTCTGTACGACAACGTTGCTCAGCGTATAGGAGAAATTGATGAAGACAGCCGTTTTGCTGTTCTTTTATCAGTGCATGTTTGTCAGGGAATCTTGAACAGCGTGAGAAAAAGAGGGTATGATTGTATTAACCACAAGAATTATGTGTCAACAGTTGAAATTGCGAAGTTAGTTTCCGAAAGGGGCTATCAGTTATGA
- a CDS encoding ECF transporter S component codes for MQNTHQYTAQRTKTFDLILTSMLASLVFVATILLNIKLPLGNGGLIHLGTSMLFIVSILFGPKKGMIAGAVGMGLFDLVSGWALWAPITIITRGLQGYIVGKIAWSNGHKGTSFTFNLLAMLVSIPLTIAGYYIGESILYHSLIIPLASIPGDLVQCAVGIAIAIPVCAMLKKVSMFK; via the coding sequence ATGCAAAATACACATCAATATACGGCTCAACGGACAAAGACGTTCGACTTAATACTGACTTCCATGCTTGCATCACTCGTGTTCGTTGCGACGATCTTACTTAATATTAAGCTTCCGCTGGGAAATGGCGGACTGATCCACCTCGGCACTTCCATGTTATTTATCGTATCTATTTTATTCGGTCCTAAGAAAGGTATGATTGCAGGGGCTGTTGGCATGGGCTTGTTCGATTTAGTCAGCGGCTGGGCGTTATGGGCACCGATTACCATCATAACCCGCGGATTGCAAGGCTACATCGTCGGAAAAATTGCCTGGTCGAATGGCCACAAAGGAACAAGCTTTACGTTCAACCTGCTGGCAATGCTAGTTTCTATTCCATTGACCATTGCAGGCTACTATATTGGAGAAAGTATTCTTTACCACAGCTTAATTATTCCCCTCGCTTCCATTCCGGGAGACTTGGTCCAATGTGCAGTGGGAATCGCAATTGCCATTCCGGTTTGCGCAATGCTGAAGAAAGTTTCTATGTTTAAATAA
- a CDS encoding aldehyde dehydrogenase family protein: protein MLKLNYNLKPKVQEFLQDTKGLYINGEYVEAKSGKTFNVVDPATEEVIATVSEAQPEDVDAAVEAARKAFDEGEWTKMDAATRSHLIYKFADLLDENREELAQLEALDNGKPYEVALADDVDGTVQHFRYYAGWATKITGQTVQVSPDYLNYIVHEPVGVVGQVIPWNFPLAMAAWKLGSALAVGCTVVIKPASETPLSLLYAARLFKEAGFPDGVVNVLPGAGSVAGNALITHEKVDKVAFTGSTAVGKQVMKSAADQMKGITLELGGKSPSIVLEDADVEEAIEGVFAGTMYNHGQNCSACTRAYIHRSLYDQFVEALADKAKALKIGPGMDPSTEMGPLVSAKQQKTVLDYIAKGKEEGARLVAGGEKGHDKGFFVQPTVFADVEDDMTIAREEIFGPVLSLFVFDTVEEAIQRANDSEYGLAASVWTENVKKAHYIASKLQSGTVWINDFGLEWETMPFGGYKQSGIGREMGGEYGLANYTEVKSVFVNMKQ from the coding sequence ATGCTGAAGTTAAATTATAATCTAAAACCTAAAGTGCAGGAATTTCTGCAAGATACAAAAGGTCTCTATATCAATGGCGAGTATGTAGAAGCGAAAAGCGGGAAAACGTTTAACGTAGTTGATCCGGCAACAGAAGAGGTCATCGCAACCGTCAGCGAAGCGCAGCCTGAAGATGTCGACGCTGCAGTGGAAGCTGCCCGTAAAGCATTCGATGAAGGTGAATGGACGAAGATGGATGCGGCGACACGTTCTCACTTGATCTATAAATTTGCGGACCTGCTTGACGAGAACCGCGAAGAACTGGCGCAGCTTGAAGCATTGGACAACGGTAAGCCTTACGAAGTGGCTCTGGCTGATGATGTGGACGGCACAGTACAGCACTTCCGTTACTATGCAGGATGGGCAACGAAGATTACTGGACAAACGGTTCAAGTGTCACCTGATTACCTCAACTATATCGTGCATGAGCCGGTAGGAGTGGTAGGCCAGGTAATCCCTTGGAACTTCCCGCTTGCGATGGCTGCATGGAAACTTGGGTCTGCACTTGCGGTTGGCTGTACAGTAGTCATTAAACCGGCAAGTGAAACGCCGCTGTCATTGCTGTATGCAGCGCGCCTGTTCAAAGAAGCCGGCTTCCCTGACGGCGTTGTTAACGTATTGCCGGGTGCCGGAAGCGTCGCGGGCAATGCTTTGATCACACACGAAAAAGTAGACAAGGTGGCATTCACAGGATCTACTGCAGTAGGCAAGCAAGTCATGAAATCTGCAGCGGATCAGATGAAAGGAATAACACTGGAGCTTGGCGGGAAATCACCGTCCATCGTATTGGAAGATGCCGACGTAGAAGAAGCAATTGAAGGCGTATTTGCAGGAACTATGTATAACCATGGACAAAACTGCAGTGCGTGTACACGTGCGTATATCCACCGAAGCCTGTACGATCAGTTTGTCGAAGCATTAGCTGATAAGGCGAAAGCGCTAAAAATCGGACCGGGAATGGATCCATCAACGGAGATGGGCCCGCTTGTATCTGCGAAGCAGCAGAAAACGGTATTGGATTATATTGCAAAAGGTAAAGAAGAAGGTGCGCGTCTTGTAGCTGGCGGTGAAAAAGGGCATGACAAAGGATTCTTTGTACAGCCGACAGTATTTGCGGATGTGGAAGATGATATGACAATTGCGCGAGAAGAAATTTTCGGCCCTGTCTTGTCTCTATTCGTCTTCGATACAGTAGAAGAAGCAATTCAGCGCGCTAACGACAGCGAGTATGGATTGGCTGCGAGCGTATGGACAGAAAATGTCAAAAAAGCGCATTATATCGCAAGCAAGTTACAGTCCGGTACTGTCTGGATCAACGACTTTGGCCTTGAGTGGGAAACTATGCCGTTCGGCGGTTATAAGCAATCCGGTATTGGCCGCGAAATGGGCGGAGAATACGGCTTGGCGAACTACACAGAAGTAAAAAGTGTATTTGTAAATATGAAGCAATAA
- the dapA gene encoding 4-hydroxy-tetrahydrodipicolinate synthase, whose product MTEVKGIFPVLVTPMLNQTEIDWDGFRNNIEHFIGENVNGIAINGSTGEFVSLTKEERFKAVEVAVEQINGRVPLIVGTAAETTADAIEYTQQAEKAGAHTALLINSYYAHPKEDEIYEHFKAVAESVKIPVMIYNNPFTSGVDISTETILRVGRDVENITHIKESSGGIGKARDIARQGEGFLKVFCGSEDLAIESFLVGATGWISVSGNIVPGHVMKLYNALQEGNMEEAWKLYDELLPLCEFLEGSGKYVQIAKRAMELKGCAGGPCRLPRLPLTEEEDQKLKELMDGLGVLKTKLEVASDAEVKL is encoded by the coding sequence ATGACAGAAGTAAAAGGTATCTTTCCAGTATTGGTAACACCGATGTTAAATCAGACAGAGATTGATTGGGATGGTTTCCGTAATAATATTGAGCACTTTATCGGAGAGAACGTCAATGGGATTGCAATCAACGGAAGTACTGGCGAATTCGTCAGCTTAACAAAAGAAGAGCGTTTCAAGGCTGTAGAAGTAGCAGTAGAACAAATTAACGGCCGCGTTCCATTGATCGTCGGTACAGCAGCTGAAACAACTGCGGATGCTATTGAATACACACAGCAGGCAGAAAAAGCAGGTGCACATACTGCATTATTGATTAACTCTTATTATGCTCATCCAAAAGAAGATGAAATCTACGAGCATTTCAAAGCAGTCGCTGAATCTGTAAAAATCCCGGTTATGATCTACAACAACCCATTCACGTCAGGTGTAGACATTAGCACAGAAACGATTCTGCGCGTAGGACGTGATGTGGAAAACATTACGCATATTAAAGAATCCAGCGGCGGAATCGGTAAAGCACGTGACATCGCACGTCAGGGGGAAGGGTTCCTGAAAGTATTCTGCGGTTCAGAGGACTTGGCGATTGAATCATTCCTGGTCGGCGCAACAGGGTGGATTTCCGTTTCAGGAAACATCGTGCCAGGCCATGTTATGAAATTGTATAATGCGTTGCAAGAAGGAAATATGGAAGAAGCGTGGAAGCTGTACGATGAACTATTGCCTCTGTGCGAGTTCTTGGAAGGTTCAGGAAAATATGTACAGATCGCAAAACGCGCAATGGAGCTTAAGGGCTGTGCAGGAGGACCTTGCCGTCTGCCGCGTCTGCCTTTGACCGAAGAAGAGGATCAGAAACTAAAAGAATTGATGGATGGACTCGGTGTACTGAAAACAAAATTGGAGGTAGCATCTGATGCTGAAGTTAAATTATAA
- the nhaC gene encoding Na+/H+ antiporter NhaC, which produces MEKRLPSLAEVLFVLIGFGAIMVTFIVVFDISIHLALLTTWFLIIGLGLKIGYSYKQMQDGLLNGVNDGLEAVIVLTSVGALIGTWIAGGIVPSIIYYGLSVINPSIFLMAAFIICTVTSIATGTSFGSAGTAGIAMMAIGASFGFPLPLVAGAVISGCYVGDKMSPLSDTTVMTASLSKVDLIDHIKSMFTVALPAWLLSAVLFLIVGFFYKGSGDLSAALNTMDSLEKYFNISWYMLIPAAIVILLLVLKMPSIPVILFGAFLGTIWAFLFQGATFLEAFNIMYAGNTIESGVPFIDNLLNRGGIVFMLDVIALIIFALGVGGLMERIGVLRAVGNYLGKWANNPGKATVTTMLAGLLGNAFGGAYVSLITATKITGDNYDKLNIDRRVLSRNSEAGGTITTAMVPWSDGGVFMAAALGVSTMSYLPFLWFNFLVIIISLIYGFTGKFIWRTQPGEHTQKLENEANSVSNVSKVSDVSNVTN; this is translated from the coding sequence ATGGAGAAGAGATTACCCAGCTTGGCCGAAGTATTGTTTGTGTTAATCGGATTTGGAGCAATTATGGTGACGTTTATCGTCGTCTTCGACATTTCCATTCATCTGGCGCTATTGACGACTTGGTTTCTGATCATAGGATTAGGATTGAAGATTGGCTACAGCTATAAGCAAATGCAAGACGGTTTATTAAATGGTGTAAATGATGGTCTGGAAGCTGTCATCGTTCTGACATCAGTCGGCGCATTGATAGGCACGTGGATTGCGGGCGGTATCGTTCCTTCCATTATCTATTACGGATTATCTGTCATTAACCCGAGTATTTTCTTAATGGCTGCTTTTATTATTTGTACGGTAACTTCGATTGCAACTGGTACATCATTTGGATCTGCAGGTACTGCCGGTATTGCCATGATGGCGATTGGCGCAAGTTTCGGATTCCCGCTGCCGCTCGTTGCAGGCGCCGTTATCTCAGGCTGTTATGTAGGGGATAAAATGTCGCCGCTTTCAGATACAACAGTTATGACCGCGTCGCTGTCAAAGGTTGATCTCATCGACCATATTAAGTCGATGTTTACGGTCGCACTGCCGGCGTGGCTGCTATCGGCTGTCTTGTTCTTAATTGTAGGATTCTTCTACAAAGGAAGCGGGGATTTATCGGCTGCATTGAACACCATGGATTCACTGGAAAAGTATTTCAATATTAGCTGGTATATGCTGATTCCGGCAGCGATAGTAATTTTGTTGCTGGTATTAAAAATGCCTTCCATTCCCGTTATTTTGTTTGGTGCATTTTTAGGAACAATCTGGGCGTTTCTATTCCAGGGCGCGACGTTCCTCGAAGCATTCAATATTATGTATGCGGGTAATACGATTGAATCGGGCGTTCCGTTTATTGATAATTTATTAAATCGCGGCGGAATTGTGTTTATGCTGGATGTCATCGCACTGATTATTTTTGCTCTAGGTGTAGGCGGTCTGATGGAGCGAATCGGTGTATTGCGTGCAGTAGGGAATTACCTTGGCAAATGGGCAAATAACCCTGGCAAGGCAACGGTAACAACGATGTTAGCCGGACTTCTCGGCAACGCATTCGGCGGCGCGTATGTTTCATTGATTACAGCTACTAAAATTACCGGCGACAACTACGATAAATTGAATATCGACCGCCGGGTGCTGTCGAGAAACTCCGAAGCAGGCGGAACCATCACTACGGCTATGGTTCCCTGGTCTGACGGCGGCGTATTTATGGCGGCTGCACTTGGAGTATCCACAATGAGTTATTTGCCATTCTTATGGTTTAACTTTTTAGTCATCATCATCTCGCTTATTTACGGGTTTACAGGCAAATTTATCTGGCGGACCCAGCCTGGCGAGCACACGCAAAAGCTTGAAAACGAAGCAAACAGCGTAAGTAACGTAAGTAAGGTAAGTGACGTAAGTAATGTAACTAACTAA
- a CDS encoding proline racemase family protein translates to MILQKMFRTMDTQVFGEAYRIIVHSPFYFEGLDVQSNQQKVESHFEAEKNLLLNEPRGHRGMNGCIVGASAAADYQLLFLHHQAAIDFKYEALLAATAALLEIGHLQPRDNGQYTVETIHGVWQVKAAARKQEVTAVTIEVAEGQTAESESDASCVELPSGHRFYVHSLPESITSLQLSQLSEIMEWGAAQANALKSQQIAFDGIILKERIADASYRSVTFEKDGYILRSPGIESSIALAVGEEQSAESLSNESIFGSKITIHSVPGKKGIFSVEGVPYVTGSHEFILDPEDPLPKGFVLA, encoded by the coding sequence ATGATTCTGCAAAAGATGTTTCGCACAATGGACACGCAAGTGTTTGGAGAAGCTTATCGCATAATTGTGCATTCGCCTTTTTATTTTGAAGGCCTGGATGTACAGAGTAATCAACAGAAGGTAGAAAGTCATTTTGAAGCAGAAAAGAATTTATTGTTGAATGAACCCCGCGGACATCGTGGAATGAACGGGTGTATCGTAGGTGCTTCAGCAGCAGCGGATTATCAATTATTGTTTCTTCATCATCAGGCAGCAATTGACTTTAAATACGAGGCCTTGCTTGCCGCTACAGCAGCATTGCTCGAAATAGGGCATTTGCAGCCGAGGGATAACGGACAATATACTGTTGAAACCATTCATGGCGTATGGCAAGTAAAAGCAGCGGCAAGGAAACAGGAAGTAACCGCTGTGACGATAGAAGTGGCTGAAGGGCAGACGGCGGAGAGTGAATCGGACGCTTCTTGTGTGGAGCTGCCGAGCGGTCACAGATTCTACGTGCATTCGTTGCCTGAATCGATTACGTCACTGCAATTGTCACAGCTGTCAGAGATTATGGAGTGGGGAGCAGCACAAGCAAACGCGCTGAAATCACAACAGATAGCTTTCGATGGCATCATCCTAAAAGAGCGGATAGCAGACGCATCCTATCGGTCAGTCACATTTGAGAAGGATGGTTATATCTTACGTTCACCGGGCATTGAAAGTTCAATTGCACTGGCAGTAGGTGAGGAACAGTCCGCAGAGTCATTATCTAATGAAAGCATTTTCGGCAGCAAGATCACGATTCATTCTGTGCCAGGCAAGAAAGGAATATTCTCGGTGGAGGGCGTGCCTTACGTAACAGGTTCTCATGAATTTATACTTGATCCTGAAGATCCATTACCAAAAGGATTTGTCCTAGCCTAA
- a CDS encoding proline racemase family protein produces MRYQRVFTTLDTHTGGNPTRTLLSGMPPLHGNTMSEKMLYMQKEYDWIRKFLMNEPRGHGVMSGAIMTDPCHPDADVGVIYIETGGYLPMCGHDTIGFCTALIETGMVEVKEPYTMIKVDTPAGLVDVTVKVEDGVAKEVTFVNVPSFLLKTVELDVEDVGHVVCEIAYGGNFYGIIDARTLDLQLTEDNGAALISKGIKIRNAINATQEIVHPEFPFINGLTHIEFYTDPTHPDADLKNTVIVPPGGIDRSPCGTGTSAKLAALHSKNELKVDERFVYESIVGTLFTARIVEETTVGGVAGVIPEVTGSAWIMGMHRFYYNEKDPLREGYLLIPPMDH; encoded by the coding sequence ATGAGATATCAACGAGTGTTTACTACGCTGGATACACATACCGGCGGAAATCCGACACGTACGCTGCTGAGCGGCATGCCGCCATTACACGGCAATACGATGTCTGAAAAAATGCTTTATATGCAGAAAGAGTATGACTGGATACGGAAGTTTCTTATGAATGAACCGCGGGGACACGGTGTTATGTCAGGAGCTATCATGACGGATCCTTGTCACCCAGACGCGGATGTCGGTGTGATTTATATTGAAACAGGAGGCTACTTGCCGATGTGCGGGCATGATACGATCGGTTTTTGCACCGCGCTGATTGAAACGGGAATGGTGGAAGTCAAAGAGCCTTATACAATGATCAAAGTAGATACGCCGGCCGGTTTAGTGGATGTTACCGTAAAAGTGGAAGACGGCGTGGCGAAAGAAGTGACATTCGTCAATGTCCCTTCCTTCTTATTGAAGACTGTGGAGCTGGATGTGGAAGATGTGGGTCATGTCGTTTGTGAAATCGCTTACGGCGGTAACTTCTACGGCATTATTGATGCCCGGACACTGGACCTTCAGCTTACGGAAGATAATGGTGCAGCGCTCATCAGTAAAGGAATTAAGATACGGAACGCAATTAATGCAACACAGGAAATTGTTCATCCGGAATTTCCTTTTATTAATGGATTGACCCATATCGAATTCTACACCGATCCCACTCATCCTGACGCAGATCTGAAAAACACAGTGATTGTACCGCCCGGCGGCATTGACCGTTCACCGTGCGGCACAGGGACTTCTGCGAAGCTCGCAGCACTGCACAGTAAAAATGAGCTGAAAGTTGATGAACGGTTTGTTTACGAAAGCATTGTCGGGACGCTGTTTACAGCACGCATTGTAGAAGAAACAACGGTAGGCGGCGTTGCCGGAGTCATTCCTGAAGTAACCGGTTCTGCATGGATTATGGGAATGCACCGCTTTTACTACAACGAAAAAGATCCTTTGCGGGAAGGGTATCTTCTCATTCCGCCAATGGATCATTGA
- a CDS encoding NAD(P)/FAD-dependent oxidoreductase, whose product MGAAIAYYGSKAGLEITVLEKNELASGTSSKCDGNILAIDKDPGFDSQMSLKSQELVHQLDKDLELSFEYRNPGSILVCENDAEMEAANQWVSKQVEAGLSFKMLDRQDLRNESKYFADDLYGGLECKTDSTVNPYMMTFSMFHSAEKQGAVIHKNTEVTSMSRNASGEFLLETTKGQFTAKRVVNAAGVWAPLIGQMLDLDIPIVPRKGQLIVASRQQPVGLRKVMEFGYLISKFGGERSVDPMTEKYGVALVFEPTEAQNFLIGSSREFVGFNTKVDYKVIRQIAKRALRFYPQMADMTVIRTYAGLRPWTEDHLPIISRVEHIPGYYIAAGHEGDGISLAAVTGKLIEEMLNDKETCIPIEPLRLERFRQGVFQ is encoded by the coding sequence ATGGGAGCTGCCATTGCGTACTACGGTTCCAAAGCAGGCTTGGAAATTACAGTGCTTGAAAAGAATGAACTGGCAAGTGGAACTTCCTCAAAATGTGACGGAAATATACTGGCAATCGATAAAGATCCGGGTTTTGACAGTCAAATGTCTTTAAAAAGCCAAGAACTGGTTCATCAATTAGATAAAGATCTTGAGCTTTCATTTGAATACCGTAATCCGGGAAGTATTTTAGTTTGTGAGAATGATGCCGAGATGGAAGCCGCAAATCAATGGGTATCCAAGCAGGTGGAAGCAGGCCTGAGCTTTAAGATGCTGGACCGTCAGGATCTGCGAAACGAATCGAAATACTTTGCAGATGATTTATACGGCGGATTGGAATGTAAGACGGATTCTACCGTTAACCCATATATGATGACATTTTCCATGTTTCACAGTGCTGAAAAACAAGGAGCGGTCATTCATAAAAATACAGAAGTAACAAGTATGTCACGGAATGCTTCAGGTGAGTTTTTATTGGAGACGACTAAAGGGCAATTTACTGCTAAACGTGTAGTGAACGCAGCTGGCGTCTGGGCGCCGCTGATTGGACAGATGCTGGATTTGGATATACCGATTGTGCCTCGAAAAGGGCAATTAATTGTTGCATCGAGACAACAGCCTGTCGGATTACGAAAAGTCATGGAGTTCGGTTACTTGATCTCGAAGTTTGGCGGCGAACGTTCTGTAGATCCGATGACCGAAAAGTATGGTGTGGCACTCGTCTTTGAACCGACGGAAGCGCAGAATTTCTTAATCGGCAGCAGCCGCGAATTTGTCGGTTTCAATACAAAAGTAGATTATAAAGTGATTCGTCAAATCGCTAAGCGTGCATTGCGCTTCTATCCGCAGATGGCTGACATGACCGTCATTCGTACATATGCTGGCTTACGTCCTTGGACAGAAGATCATTTGCCGATTATTTCCCGAGTAGAGCATATTCCTGGTTATTACATTGCGGCGGGACATGAAGGTGACGGAATCAGCTTAGCCGCAGTCACGGGGAAATTAATAGAAGAAATGCTGAATGATAAAGAAACCTGTATCCCGATTGAGCCGCTTCGTCTTGAGCGCTTCAGGCAGGGGGTGTTCCAGTGA